The following are from one region of the Falco biarmicus isolate bFalBia1 chromosome 1, bFalBia1.pri, whole genome shotgun sequence genome:
- the CCDC157 gene encoding coiled-coil domain-containing protein 157 isoform X5, which produces MATPWERSLSLSPCADESPPVFPAAEAEGSSGKRLLRDTPVPPACPFPDTQRASRLVPLLPTDTASSQERPCALSLTASRCHGTSFSPKEREEAFLGLRVLPWDSPDGHHPQVWERAQQTSPRPCCAVQELLDMLRREKLNLEQSVSELQAKVSGLEEQARGMQERERLHVFFPKLHVPTEAQIESTGSLTEDMEKQIQANSIPVGVLEENARLRSALARLKAAAERGVLKLVPQSQLLSQLSSQRSRQDTG; this is translated from the exons ATGGCCACCCCGTGGGAAAGATCCCTCTCCCTCAGCCCCTGCGCAGACGAGTCTCCGCCGGTTTTCCCTGCGGCCGAGGCAGAGGGGAGCAGTGGGAAGCGACTCCTCAGAGACACTCCCGTGCCTCCAGCGTGCCCGTTCCCGGACACGCAGCGTGCTTCACGGTTGGTGCCGTTGCTTCCAACCGACACGGCGAGCTCCCAGGAGAGACCCTGCGCATTGTCACTGACCGCTTCCCGCTGTCACGGGACATCCTTCTCACCTAAGGAACGGGAGGAAGCTTTTCTGGGGCTGCGAGTACTCCCGTGGGACTCCCCAGATGGGCACCATCCCCAGGTTTGGGAGAGGGCTCAGCAAACCTCACCACGTCCCTGCTGTGCGGTACAGGAGCTGCTGGACATGCTGCGGCGGGAGAAGCTGAACCTGGAGCAGTCTGTCTCGGAGCTGCAGGCCAAAGTGTCcgggctggaggagcaggcgCGGGGGATGCAGGAGCGGGAGAGGCTCCACGTGTTCTTCCCCAAGCTCCATGTCCCAACTGAAGCGCAGATTGAGA GCACCGGGAGCTTGACCGAGGACATGGAGAAGCAGATCCAGGCCAACAGCATCCCGGTGGGCGTGCTGGAGGAGAACGCACGGCTCAGGTCTGCGCTAGCCAGGCTGAAGGCGGCTGCTGAGCGCGGCGTCCTGAAG
- the CCDC157 gene encoding coiled-coil domain-containing protein 157 isoform X4: protein MAHLLGHRGCMESLRADLRDLQAAIADVSSRAGAVRFPSWKFPDKVSCELDLAALLERYGYTEGDPAFSQHSHVVLLELLIDRLLLLLQTFTGYAENLLSEQATPLPQAVGPCMSAGRTARTYWHSMLKLGAFHQQLLDERLQLGASSEVGRSTSQCPPSSVPAPGSSGSGSPVPRAARSTAESSRSISTQTTRSFLEPCATCASAQASLREVGQTITSICQSQNIPSALSRFQELVDNSTGRRTLSARDVSCWASEQSKDLSRISKHLQALLQQVSPLKAQLEDSEKQRDELQKQVEDISKSLQAEKKRRAQQRKEAEQRAEARRKEHLAAVARLERDKDELRRGAAVLEERLSALQEELAVKRAAVQELGKDAWSPWPGPVEGVGPPGDTSSGWELLPVLPSLGQRCPVSPEGTKTTLREELRSATVARSRVMELEEKVQLLSGERERLGQELSATSTQLGKEKAQVESILRHEESLQAKQRVLMQHVDWLDQQREVLEASLGEAKEDKARLAEQLEESREQSRQQLRTQQAPGA, encoded by the exons aTGGCGCACCTGCTGGGCCACCGCGGCTGCATGGAGAGCCTGCGGGCCGACCTGCGGGACCTGCAGGCCGCCATCGCCGACGTCTCCTCCCGCGCCGGGGCCGTGCGCTTCCCCTCCTGGAAGTTCCCCGACAAAGTGTCCTGCGAGCTGGACCTGGCGGCGCTGCTGGAGCGCTACGGCTACACCGAGGGCGACCCCGCGTTCAGCCAGCACTCGCAcgtggtgctgctggagctgctcatAGACAG actgctgctgctgctccagaccTTCACGGGCTATGCAGAAAACCTGCTCAGCGAGCAagccacccccctgccacaggccGTGGGGCCCTGCATGTCTGCGGGGCGCACAGCAAGGACATACTGGCACAGCATGCTGAAACTGGGGGCcttccaccagcagctcctggacGAG CGTCTGCAGTTGGGAGCCTCCTCAGAAGTCGGCCGCTCCACCTCTCAGTGCCCACCGTCGAgtgtccctgccccaggcagcagcgGCTCAGGCAGCCCcgtgcccagggctgcccgcAGCACGGCCGAGAGCAGCCGCAGCATCTCCACCCAGACAACTCGCTCGTTCCTGGAACCCTGCGCCACCTGTGCCAGCGCCCAGGCCAGCCTGCGCGAGGTCGGCCAAACCATCACCAGCATCTGCCAGAGCCAGAACATCCCCTCGGCTCTCAGCAGGTTCCAGGAGCTGGTGGACAACAGCACTGGGAGAAGGACCCTCTCTGCAAGGGATGTGAGCTGCTGGGCCTCCGAGCAGAGCAAGGACCTCTCCCGCATCAGCAAACACCTGCAGGCGCTCCTGCAGCAGGTCAGCCCTCTGAAGGCTCAGCTGGAAGACTCCGAGAAGCAGAGGGatgagctgcagaagcaggttgAGGACATTTCCAAGTCGCTCCAGGCAGAGAAGAAGCGCCGAGcgcagcagaggaaggaggctGAGCAGAGGGCGGAAGCGAGGAGGAAAGAGCATTTAGCGGCTGTAGCCAGGCTGGAGCGGGACAAGGACGAGCTACGGAGAG gggctgctgtgctggaagaGCGACTCTCCGCCTtacaggaggagctggctgtGAAGCgggctgctgtgcaggagctggGTAAGGACGCCTGGTCCCCCTGGCCAGGGCCCGTGGAGGGCGTGGGGCCCCCTGGGGACACCTCCTCTGGGTGGGAGCTTCTCCCCgtcctgcccagcctgggccAAAGGTGCCCTGTCTCCCCAGAGGGCACCAAGACGACCCTGCGGGAAGAGCTGAGGAGCGCCACGGTGGCCAGGAGCCGGGTgatggagctggaggagaaggtgCAGCTGCTCAGCGGCGAGCGGGAGAGGCTGGGCCAGGAGCTGagtgccaccagcacccagctggggaaggagaaggctCAAGTGGAGAGCATCCTGAGGCACGAGGAG TCCCTGCAGGCCAAGCAGAGGGTGCTGATGCAGCACGTCGACTGGCTGGACCAGCAGCGTGAGGTGCTGGAAGCCAGCCTGGGAGAGGCCAAGGAGGACAaggccaggctggcagagcagctggaggagagccGGGAGCAGAGCAGGCAACAGCTACGGACGCAGCAG GCACCGGGAGCTTGA
- the CCDC157 gene encoding coiled-coil domain-containing protein 157 isoform X2: protein MAHLLGHRGCMESLRADLRDLQAAIADVSSRAGAVRFPSWKFPDKVSCELDLAALLERYGYTEGDPAFSQHSHVVLLELLIDRLLLLLQTFTGYAENLLSEQATPLPQAVGPCMSAGRTARTYWHSMLKLGAFHQQLLDERLQLGASSEVGRSTSQCPPSSVPAPGSSGSGSPVPRAARSTAESSRSISTQTTRSFLEPCATCASAQASLREVGQTITSICQSQNIPSALSRFQELVDNSTGRRTLSARDVSCWASEQSKDLSRISKHLQALLQQVSPLKAQLEDSEKQRDELQKQVEDISKSLQAEKKRRAQQRKEAEQRAEARRKEHLAAVARLERDKDELRRGAAVLEERLSALQEELAVKRAAVQELGKDAWSPWPGPVEGVGPPGDTSSGWELLPVLPSLGQRCPVSPEGTKTTLREELRSATVARSRVMELEEKVQLLSGERERLGQELSATSTQLGKEKAQVESILRHEESLQAKQRVLMQHVDWLDQQREVLEASLGEAKEDKARLAEQLEESREQSRQQLRTQQVSAGPQRAAGGCRSGAPGDGAGVGHSCAMGCQEPPVALSPGTRSRSFPRRGRQAPAGTWPPRGKDPSPSAPAQTSLRRFSLRPRQRGAVGSDSSETLPCLQRARSRTRSVLHGWCRCFQPTRRAPRRDPAHCH, encoded by the exons aTGGCGCACCTGCTGGGCCACCGCGGCTGCATGGAGAGCCTGCGGGCCGACCTGCGGGACCTGCAGGCCGCCATCGCCGACGTCTCCTCCCGCGCCGGGGCCGTGCGCTTCCCCTCCTGGAAGTTCCCCGACAAAGTGTCCTGCGAGCTGGACCTGGCGGCGCTGCTGGAGCGCTACGGCTACACCGAGGGCGACCCCGCGTTCAGCCAGCACTCGCAcgtggtgctgctggagctgctcatAGACAG actgctgctgctgctccagaccTTCACGGGCTATGCAGAAAACCTGCTCAGCGAGCAagccacccccctgccacaggccGTGGGGCCCTGCATGTCTGCGGGGCGCACAGCAAGGACATACTGGCACAGCATGCTGAAACTGGGGGCcttccaccagcagctcctggacGAG CGTCTGCAGTTGGGAGCCTCCTCAGAAGTCGGCCGCTCCACCTCTCAGTGCCCACCGTCGAgtgtccctgccccaggcagcagcgGCTCAGGCAGCCCcgtgcccagggctgcccgcAGCACGGCCGAGAGCAGCCGCAGCATCTCCACCCAGACAACTCGCTCGTTCCTGGAACCCTGCGCCACCTGTGCCAGCGCCCAGGCCAGCCTGCGCGAGGTCGGCCAAACCATCACCAGCATCTGCCAGAGCCAGAACATCCCCTCGGCTCTCAGCAGGTTCCAGGAGCTGGTGGACAACAGCACTGGGAGAAGGACCCTCTCTGCAAGGGATGTGAGCTGCTGGGCCTCCGAGCAGAGCAAGGACCTCTCCCGCATCAGCAAACACCTGCAGGCGCTCCTGCAGCAGGTCAGCCCTCTGAAGGCTCAGCTGGAAGACTCCGAGAAGCAGAGGGatgagctgcagaagcaggttgAGGACATTTCCAAGTCGCTCCAGGCAGAGAAGAAGCGCCGAGcgcagcagaggaaggaggctGAGCAGAGGGCGGAAGCGAGGAGGAAAGAGCATTTAGCGGCTGTAGCCAGGCTGGAGCGGGACAAGGACGAGCTACGGAGAG gggctgctgtgctggaagaGCGACTCTCCGCCTtacaggaggagctggctgtGAAGCgggctgctgtgcaggagctggGTAAGGACGCCTGGTCCCCCTGGCCAGGGCCCGTGGAGGGCGTGGGGCCCCCTGGGGACACCTCCTCTGGGTGGGAGCTTCTCCCCgtcctgcccagcctgggccAAAGGTGCCCTGTCTCCCCAGAGGGCACCAAGACGACCCTGCGGGAAGAGCTGAGGAGCGCCACGGTGGCCAGGAGCCGGGTgatggagctggaggagaaggtgCAGCTGCTCAGCGGCGAGCGGGAGAGGCTGGGCCAGGAGCTGagtgccaccagcacccagctggggaaggagaaggctCAAGTGGAGAGCATCCTGAGGCACGAGGAG TCCCTGCAGGCCAAGCAGAGGGTGCTGATGCAGCACGTCGACTGGCTGGACCAGCAGCGTGAGGTGCTGGAAGCCAGCCTGGGAGAGGCCAAGGAGGACAaggccaggctggcagagcagctggaggagagccGGGAGCAGAGCAGGCAACAGCTACGGACGCAGCAGGTCAGCGCTGGCCCCCAGCGTGCGGCAGGCGGCTGCAGGAGTGGGGCTCCTGGGGATGGAGCGGGTGTGGGACACAGCTGTGCCATGGGGTGTCAGGAGCCTCCCGTTGCCCTGTCCCCTGGGACCCGTAGCCGGAGTTTTCCcaggagggggaggcaggcaccTGCTGGGACATGGCCACCCCGTGGGAAAGATCCCTCTCCCTCAGCCCCTGCGCAGACGAGTCTCCGCCGGTTTTCCCTGCGGCCGAGGCAGAGGGGAGCAGTGGGAAGCGACTCCTCAGAGACACTCCCGTGCCTCCAGCGTGCCCGTTCCCGGACACGCAGCGTGCTTCACGGTTGGTGCCGTTGCTTCCAACCGACACGGCGAGCTCCCAGGAGAGACCCTGCGCATTGTCACTGA
- the CCDC157 gene encoding coiled-coil domain-containing protein 157 isoform X3, which translates to MAHLLGHRGCMESLRADLRDLQAAIADVSSRAGAVRFPSWKFPDKVSCELDLAALLERYGYTEGDPAFSQHSHVVLLELLIDRLLLLLQTFTGYAENLLSEQATPLPQAVGPCMSAGRTARTYWHSMLKLGAFHQQLLDERLQLGASSEVGRSTSQCPPSSVPAPGSSGSGSPVPRAARSTAESSRSISTQTTRSFLEPCATCASAQASLREVGQTITSICQSQNIPSALSRFQELVDNSTGRRTLSARDVSCWASEQSKDLSRISKHLQALLQQVSPLKAQLEDSEKQRDELQKQVEDISKSLQAEKKRRAQQRKEAEQRAEARRKEHLAAVARLERDKDELRRGAAVLEERLSALQEELAVKRAAVQELEGTKTTLREELRSATVARSRVMELEEKVQLLSGERERLGQELSATSTQLGKEKAQVESILRHEESLQAKQRVLMQHVDWLDQQREVLEASLGEAKEDKARLAEQLEESREQSRQQLRTQQVSAGPQRAAGGCRSGAPGDGAGVGHSCAMGCQEPPVALSPGTRSRSFPRRGRQAPAGTWPPRGKDPSPSAPAQTSLRRFSLRPRQRGAVGSDSSETLPCLQRARSRTRSVLHGWCRCFQPTRRAPRRDPAHCH; encoded by the exons aTGGCGCACCTGCTGGGCCACCGCGGCTGCATGGAGAGCCTGCGGGCCGACCTGCGGGACCTGCAGGCCGCCATCGCCGACGTCTCCTCCCGCGCCGGGGCCGTGCGCTTCCCCTCCTGGAAGTTCCCCGACAAAGTGTCCTGCGAGCTGGACCTGGCGGCGCTGCTGGAGCGCTACGGCTACACCGAGGGCGACCCCGCGTTCAGCCAGCACTCGCAcgtggtgctgctggagctgctcatAGACAG actgctgctgctgctccagaccTTCACGGGCTATGCAGAAAACCTGCTCAGCGAGCAagccacccccctgccacaggccGTGGGGCCCTGCATGTCTGCGGGGCGCACAGCAAGGACATACTGGCACAGCATGCTGAAACTGGGGGCcttccaccagcagctcctggacGAG CGTCTGCAGTTGGGAGCCTCCTCAGAAGTCGGCCGCTCCACCTCTCAGTGCCCACCGTCGAgtgtccctgccccaggcagcagcgGCTCAGGCAGCCCcgtgcccagggctgcccgcAGCACGGCCGAGAGCAGCCGCAGCATCTCCACCCAGACAACTCGCTCGTTCCTGGAACCCTGCGCCACCTGTGCCAGCGCCCAGGCCAGCCTGCGCGAGGTCGGCCAAACCATCACCAGCATCTGCCAGAGCCAGAACATCCCCTCGGCTCTCAGCAGGTTCCAGGAGCTGGTGGACAACAGCACTGGGAGAAGGACCCTCTCTGCAAGGGATGTGAGCTGCTGGGCCTCCGAGCAGAGCAAGGACCTCTCCCGCATCAGCAAACACCTGCAGGCGCTCCTGCAGCAGGTCAGCCCTCTGAAGGCTCAGCTGGAAGACTCCGAGAAGCAGAGGGatgagctgcagaagcaggttgAGGACATTTCCAAGTCGCTCCAGGCAGAGAAGAAGCGCCGAGcgcagcagaggaaggaggctGAGCAGAGGGCGGAAGCGAGGAGGAAAGAGCATTTAGCGGCTGTAGCCAGGCTGGAGCGGGACAAGGACGAGCTACGGAGAG gggctgctgtgctggaagaGCGACTCTCCGCCTtacaggaggagctggctgtGAAGCgggctgctgtgcaggagctgg AGGGCACCAAGACGACCCTGCGGGAAGAGCTGAGGAGCGCCACGGTGGCCAGGAGCCGGGTgatggagctggaggagaaggtgCAGCTGCTCAGCGGCGAGCGGGAGAGGCTGGGCCAGGAGCTGagtgccaccagcacccagctggggaaggagaaggctCAAGTGGAGAGCATCCTGAGGCACGAGGAG TCCCTGCAGGCCAAGCAGAGGGTGCTGATGCAGCACGTCGACTGGCTGGACCAGCAGCGTGAGGTGCTGGAAGCCAGCCTGGGAGAGGCCAAGGAGGACAaggccaggctggcagagcagctggaggagagccGGGAGCAGAGCAGGCAACAGCTACGGACGCAGCAGGTCAGCGCTGGCCCCCAGCGTGCGGCAGGCGGCTGCAGGAGTGGGGCTCCTGGGGATGGAGCGGGTGTGGGACACAGCTGTGCCATGGGGTGTCAGGAGCCTCCCGTTGCCCTGTCCCCTGGGACCCGTAGCCGGAGTTTTCCcaggagggggaggcaggcaccTGCTGGGACATGGCCACCCCGTGGGAAAGATCCCTCTCCCTCAGCCCCTGCGCAGACGAGTCTCCGCCGGTTTTCCCTGCGGCCGAGGCAGAGGGGAGCAGTGGGAAGCGACTCCTCAGAGACACTCCCGTGCCTCCAGCGTGCCCGTTCCCGGACACGCAGCGTGCTTCACGGTTGGTGCCGTTGCTTCCAACCGACACGGCGAGCTCCCAGGAGAGACCCTGCGCATTGTCACTGA
- the SF3A1 gene encoding splicing factor 3A subunit 1, whose product MPAGPVQAVPPAQPAPPAESKPPEEEPKEEAAPAKPVVGIIYPPPEVRNIVDKTASFVARNGPEFEARIRQNEINNPKFNFLNPNDPYHAYYRHKVSEFKEGKAQEPSAAIPKVMQQQQSAQQQLPQKVQAQVIQETVVPKEPPPEFEFIADPPSISAFDLDVVKLTAQFVARNGRQFLTQLMQKEQRNYQFDFLRPQHSLFNYFTKLVEQYTKILIPPKGLLLKLKKEAENPKEVLDQVYYRVEWAKFQERERKKEEEEKEKERVAYAQIDWHDFVVVETVDFQPSEQGNFPPPTTPEELGARILIQERYEKFGESEEVEMEVESDEEDEKQEKTDEPPAQLDQDTQVQDMDEGSDDEDEGQKVPPPPETPMPPPLPPTPDQVIVRKDYDPKASKPLPPAPAPDEYLVSPITGEKIPASKMQEHMRIGLLDPRWLEQRDRSIREKQSDDEVYAPGLDIESSLKQLAERRTDIFGVEETAIGKKIGEEEIQKPEEKVTWDGHSGSMARTQQAAQANITLQEQIEAIHKAKGLVPEDDSKEKIGPSKPNEMPQPPPPSSASNPPASAQPITSVPRPPTMPPPVRAAVVSAVPVMPRPPMTSVVRLPPGSVIATPMPPIIHTPRINVVPMPPSAPPIMSPRPPPMIVPTAFVPAPPVAPVPSPAPMPPVHPPPPMEDEPVSKKLKSEDSLIPEEEFLRRNKGPVTVKVQVPNMQDKTEWKLNGQVLVFTLPLSDQVSVIKVKIHEATGMPAGKQKLQYEGIFIKDSNSLAYYNMTSGSLIHLALKERGGRKK is encoded by the exons ATGCCGGCCGGCCCCGTGCAAGCTGTGCCGCCGGCGCAGCCCGCGCCCCCCGCGGAGAGCAAACCG CCAGAAGAGGAGCCAAAAGAGGAAGCAGCACCAGCCAAGCCCGTGGTGGGAATTATTTACCCTCCTCCAGAGGTCAGGAATATTGTCGACAAGACTGCCAGCTTCGTAGCCAG aaaTGGTCCAGAATTTGAAGCTCGAATTCgtcaaaatgaaataaataaccCTAAGTTCAATTTCTTGAATCCTAATGATCCTTACCATGCATACTACCGGCACAAAGTCAGCGAGTTCAAAGAGGGTAAAGCACAGGAGCCCTCAGCTGCTATTCCCAAGGTtatgcaacagcagcaaagtgctcagcagcagcttccacagAAG GTGCAGGCCCAGGTCATCCAGGAGACAGTTGTTCCGAAAGAGCCACCGCCGGAGTTCGAGTTCATTGCAGATCCTCCCTCGATCTCAGCCTTTGACTTGGATGTGGTGAAGCTAACAGCGCAGTTCGTGGCTCGGAACGGGCGGCAGTTCTTGACTCAGCTgatgcagaaagagcagaggaacTACCAGTTTGACTTCCTTCGCCCCCAGCACAGTCTCTTTAACTACTTCACTAAGCTTGTTGAACAGTACACAAAG ATCTTGATCCCACCGAAGGGCTTACTCCTCAAACTCAAGAAAGAGGCTGAAAATCCCAAGGAAGTCCTAGATCAG GTGTATTACAGAGTGGAGTGGGCGAAGTTCCAGGAGcgagagagaaagaaggaagaggaggagaaggaaaaggagcgTGTTGCTTATGCCCAGATTGATTGGCATGACTTTGTGGTTGTGGAAACAGTTGACTTTCAGCCCAGTGAGCAAG GGAATTTCCCTCCTCCCACTACTCCAGAAGAGCTGGGAGCTCGAATCCTGATCCAAGAGCGTTATGAGAAGTTTGGGGAAAGTGAGGAGGTAGAGATGGAGGTGGAGTCAGATgaggaagatgaaaagcaagagaaaacagatgagCCTCCAGCCCAGTTGGATCAAGACACACAAGTGCAGGATATGGATGAG ggcTCAGATGATGAAGATGAAGGTCAGAAGGTTCCTCCTCCCCCAGAAACCCCGATGCCACCACCTCTTCCTCCCACACCAGATCAGGTCATTGTGCGGAAAGATTATGATCCCAAAG ccTCAAAACCATTACCGCCCGCGCCGGCTCCAGATGAATATCTTGTTTCCCCCATCACTGGGGAGAAAATTCCTGCCAGTAAAATGCAAGAACATATGCGAATTGGTCTCCTGGATCCTCGATGGTTGGAGCAGCGTGATCGATCCATCCGTGAAAAGCAGAGTGATGATGAGGTCTATGCCCCAG GTTTGGATATTGAAAGCAGCTTGAAGCAGCTGGCAGAGCGCCGTACTGATATCTTTGGTGTAGAAGAGACTGCCATTGGTAAAAAGATTGGAGAAGAAGAAATCCAGAAACCAGAGGAAAAG gtGACCTGGGATGGCCATTCAGGCAGCATGGCCCGCACACAACAAGCTGCTCAGGCCAATATTACTCTCCAAGAGCAAATTGAAGCTATCCATAAGGCCAAGGGACTGGTGCCAGAGGATGACAGCAAGGAGAAGATCGGTCCCAGCAAGCCCAATGAAATGCCCCAGCCACCACCTCCTTCATCAGCGTCAAATCCCCCAGCTAGTGCTCAGCCTATTACATCTGTGCCTCGTCCACCCACA ATGCCCCCTCCCGTTCGGGCTGCTGTTGTTTCTGCAGTTCCGGTCATGCCTCGTCCCCCAATGACTTCTGTGGTCCGTTTGCCTCCGGGATCTGTCATAGCCACCCCCATGCCACCAATAATCCATACCCCACGCATCAACGTTGTCCCCATGCCGCCTTCTGCTCCTCCCATCATGAGCCCCCGCCCGCCTCCCATGATAGTACCGACAG CATTTGTTCCCGCACCTCCCGTGGCTCCGgttccttccccagcaccaatGCCTCCTGTTCACCCGCCACCACCCATGGAGGATGAGCCAGTctcaaagaaactgaagagcGAAGATAGCCTGATTCCAGAGGAGGAATTTCTGCGCAGGAACAAG GGTCCGGTCACGGTCAAAGTCCAGGTTCCCAACATGCAGGACAAGACAGAATGGAAGCTGAATGGCCAAGTGTTGGTGTTCACCCTACCGCTCTCAGACCAG GTGTCTGTTATAAAGGTTAAGATCCATGAGGCCACAGGGATGCCAGCTGGGAAACAGAAGCTGCAGTACGAG